The Toxoplasma gondii ME49 chromosome XII, whole genome shotgun sequence genome includes a region encoding these proteins:
- a CDS encoding Toxoplasma gondii family A protein (encoded by transcript TGME49_278365~Signal peptide predicted by SignalP 2.0 HMM (probability 0.977) with cleavage site probability 0.370 at residue 24), translating into MAGQTFPAVYLTLMIGTLLLSCAASETKEPTAGTEFTAAIPKGGLEKNVEEIFSLGPSCTLRVIDETGKAIYQPETSTNSDGTLTEPYSAAYQYVNGACDFTKTIEFKEAFPGYKAKLWIREEQESWGRNRESAGKAVKYTFRNPPAEYLSGGLSFCVRFKTVLTAVSDSETRPPTPPTSTPNDTESPESNDQPESDGTHQGSGDTGAEPPASDNGSDSLGQGSASSQGGVGTEPTDGLGGSDTQGNPSDSEVHADTPTSPSGPKVPAVNQTQGNNLSTSSEAPGGSVGGNGDKGHLSGGTDGVSGKLSRRLSEAAPVKDAFLTVVVHSGSRNFLSGLSSLSIFLVAVGTTLLPVS; encoded by the coding sequence ATGGCCGGCCAGACGTTTCCAGCAGTATATCTGACCCTCATGATCGGCACCTTACTATTATCGTGTGCCGCGTCTGAAACAAAGGAGCCCACAGCTGGTACCGAGTTCACTGCCGCTATCCCGAAAGGGGGACTCGAGAAGAATGTGGAAGAAATATTTTCTCTCGGTCCATCTTGCACGCTGCGGGTCATCGACGAAACCGGCAAAGCTATCTACCAGCCTGAAACAAGCACGAATTCAGATGGAACTTTGACGGAACCGTACAGTGCCGCGTATCAATATGTGAATGGAGCGTGCGATTTCACTAAGACAATCGAATTCAAGGAAGCTTTTCCAGGGTACAAGGCGAAATTATGGATTCGGGAAGAGCAGGAATCTTGGGGGCGAAACCGTGAATCCGCGGGAAAAGCTGTAAAATACACGTTTAGAAATCCTCCCGCAGAGTACTTGAGTGGAGGGCTGAGTTTTTGTGTCCGGTTTAAAACGGTCCTAACGGCTGTCTCGGATTCGGAAACCCGCCCGCCGACTCCTCCGACGTCTACTCCAAACGATACAGAAAGTCCAGAATCCAATGATCAGCCAGAAAGTGACGGGACCCATCAGGGGTCTGGAGATACAGGTGCTGAGCCCCCTGCTTCAGATAATGGTTCAGATTCCCTTGGGCAGGGGTCAGCGTCTTCTCAGGGCGGCGTAGGAACTGAGCCAACAGACGGTTTGGGAGGGTCTGATACTCAAGGGAATCCTTCCGATTCCGAGGTCCATGCAGATACGCCGACAAGCCCTTCAGGGCCAAAAGTCCCTGCAGTGAACCAAACACAGGGAAACAATCTTTCTACGTCTTCAGAAGCCCCAGGAGGCTCTGTCGGTGGAAACGGTGATAAGGGACACCTGAGTGGTGGCACTGATGGCGTTAGTGGCAAACTCTCGAGGCGCCTCAGTGAGGCTGCCCCAGTGAAAGATGCATTCTTGACTGTTGTAGTGCACTCCGGGTCACGGAACTTCCTGAGTGGATTGAGTTCGCTATCAATCTTCCTTGTGGCCGTGGGAACAACACTGTTGCCAGTTTCGTAA
- a CDS encoding Toxoplasma gondii family A protein (encoded by transcript TGME49_278370~Predicted trans-membrane domain (TMHMM2.0):406-429), with protein sequence MDACFSSTKSADSLQCLVCPQSVFIIWHSIDSSPWKGRYFAPRCLALLMNSVLPSVASETNHLTPEADFTATIPKSGLERNVEKVFSLGPSDRLQVIDETASAVYLPQKSGSNEDNSSGQYGTAYLFLNGTCDFDKTIQLKDAFPGYPKPLWVREESSSSGNDEEASSKRSVRYIFTNPPEEHLGKVTSFCVRFKTVQASGSNTETSTTAPTTSATSSGAQTGGATIPGNGDVTAKPDNPELHPDGSGTETSTTAPTTSATSSGAQTGGATIPGDGNATVEPVEPSVPSPPSEGEPGAEGQVTPSPEEIGDDEQVDEVAESPEESLQTGGHPGGAEAPREPAAPGMIPAAYPIPSLTSGSTAVSGVNDKEEELNRGVNQPGSARLRRLNVTPEAEEAFLTIVIHSAAWSVAGGISTLSVFLSAAAVTLLPTF encoded by the coding sequence ATGGATGCGTGCTTCTCTTCTACAAAATCAGCGGATTCTTTGCAGTGTCTGGTGTGTCCTCAAAGCGTGTTCATAATATGGCACTCCATCGATTCGTCGCCATGGAAGGGCAGATATTTCGCGCCAAGGTGCCTGGCGCTGCTCATGAACAGTGTTCTGCCGTCCGTCGCGTCTGAAACAAACCACCTAACACCTGAGGCGGATTTCACCGCGACCATCCCGAAATCTGGACTCGAAAGGAATGTGGAGAAAGTCTTTTCCCTCGGACCATCCGACAGGCTCCAGGTTATTGACGAAACCGCGAGTGCCGTGTATCTACCACAGAAGAGCGGCAGCAACGAGGACAATTCTTCTGGCCAATACGGTACTGCGTATCTCTTCTTGAATGGGACATGCGATTTCGATAAGACAATCCAATTAAAGGATGCTTTTCCTGGGTACCCGAAACCACTGTGGGTTCGTGAGGAATCTAGTAGCTCGGGGAATGATGAGGAGGCATCCTCGAAAAGGTCCGTGAGGTACATTTTTACGAATCCTCCAGAAGAGCATTTGGGCAAGGTTACGAGTTTCTGTGTTCGGTTCAAGACAGTTCAGGCCTCAGGGTCGAACACAGAGACCAGCACAACGGCTCCAACGACGTCCGCGACATCCAGCGGTGCACAGACTGGCGGAGCTACCATTCCGGGGAACGGAGACGTCACCGCGAAACCTGATAATCCTGAACTGCATCCCGATGGCTCCGGCACAGAGACCAGCACAACGGCTCCAACGACGTCCGCGACATCCAGCGGTGCACAGACTGGCGGAGCTACCATTCCAGGAGACGGAAATGCCACGGTGGAACCCGTCGAGCCAAGCGTTCCGTCACCTCCTTCAGAAGGTGAACCTGGTGCTGAAGGGCAGGTTACTCCCTCGCCAGAAGAAATTGGTGACGATGAACAGGTAGACGAAGTGGCGGAGTCTCCTGAAGAGTCTCTCCAAACTGGTGGTCATCCAGGCGGTGCGGAAGCTCCACGTGAACCGGCTGCACCAGGCATGATACCGGCTGCATACCCCATCCCTTCTCTGACATCGGGCAGCACTGCCGTCTCTGGTGTCAACGataaagaagaagaactcaACCGTGGTGTCAACCAGCCGGGCAGCGCTCGGTTGAGGCGCCTGAATGTCACTCCTGAAGCGGAAGAGGCATTCTTGACTATTGTAATACACTCCGCGGCGTGGAGCGTTGCTGGTGGAATTAGTactctctccgtttttctctcggcagcGGCGGTTACGCTGTTGCCGACGTTCTAA
- a CDS encoding Toxoplasma gondii family A protein (encoded by transcript TGME49_278380~Signal peptide predicted by SignalP 2.0 HMM (probability 0.996) with cleavage site probability 0.457 at residue 24): MKGSIFRAACLTLLVGAALSCVATESSDPKTEADFTATIPKGGLEKNVEKVFNLGPSSTLQVIDETGEAVYLPKPSVSADDSSSERYSVAYPYTNGACDFTQTIKFMDAFPGYTTPLWVRTQSDSEKPQPATSIGALMYTFTNPPAEYLGEGTTFCVRFKASLANSSQSTKPPAPSDVEDTGSSDNPGDNVTEDTTESPSQGTDGSASGPGSTHPENDAEEHEDGESLGQDQQGRMDKSSLGKEPPMLDQGNSSPATTGAGAHEKNESVSGVPAPGGPEDKSENETDSLTPSAEGTPSQTVDASKTEGSRLTGDGTTEMNHKRVIDGDGIGSHSYSRLRRLSDASSTNDVFLTIVVHSAAWEFSGGVSAASLAFVAVAATFTIC, from the coding sequence ATGAAGGGGTCTATTTTTCGAGCTGCATGTCTGACCCTGCTCGTGGGAGCCGCTCTTTCGTGCGTCGCGACGGAATCCAGCGACCCCAAGACTGAGGCTGATTTCACCGCCACTATCCCCAAAGGGGGACTCGAAAAGAATGTGGAGAAAGTCTTTAATCTCGGTCCGTCCAGCACGCTCCAGGTCATTGACGAAACTGGTGAAGCAGTCTACTTGCCGAAACCAAGCGTGAGCGCTGACGACTCTTCGTCAGAACGGTACAGTGTTGCGTATCCATACACGAATGGAGCGTGCGACTTCACACAGACCATCAAATTCATGGATGCATTTCCTGGCTACACGACTCCGCTGTGGGTTCGGACACAGTCTGATTCGGAGAAGCCTCAACCGGCAACCTCAATAGGGGCTCTCATGTATACGTTTACCAATCCTCCGGCAGAGTATTTGGGTGAGGGTACGACCTTTTGCGTGCGGTTCAAAGCTTCGTTAGCGAACAGCTCTCAATCAACGAAGCCACCCGCGCCTTCAGACGTAGAGGACACAGGCTCTTCTGACAACCCGGGTGACAATGTGACAGAGGACACAACTGAGAGTCCATCACAGGGCACCGACGGTTCAGCATCAGGACCCGGGTCGACTCATCCGGAAAACGACGCGGAGGAACATGAGGATGGCGAGTCACTGGGGCAAGACCAGCAAGGGCGCATGGATAAATCTTCCCTAGGCAAAGAACCACCCATGCTCGATCAGGGAAATTCGTCACCAGCAACAACGGGGGCGGGTGCCcatgaaaaaaacgagagcgTGTCAGGAGTTCCAGCTCCCGGTGGACCTGAGGACAAATCAGAGAATGAAACGGACTCTCTTACTCCATCGGCCGAAGGCACACCATCGCAAACCGTTGACGCCTCCAAAACAGAGGGTTCTCGGCTGACAGGAGACGGAACGACAGAAATGAATCATAAAAGGGTCATAGATGGTGATGGCATTGGAAGCCATAGCTATTCTCGCTTGAGACGCCTCAGTGATGCTTCTTCAACGAATGATGTGTTTTTGACTATTGTGGTGCATTCTGCGGCGTGGGAATTTTCAGGTGGAGTGAGTGCAGCGTCACTTGCTTTTGTTGCTGTCGCTGCCACGTTTACCATCTGTTGA
- a CDS encoding Toxoplasma gondii family A protein (encoded by transcript TGME49_278400~Signal peptide predicted by SignalP 2.0 HMM (probability 0.998) with cleavage site probability 0.458 at residue 24) codes for MKGSIFRAACLTLLVGAALSCVATESSDPKTEADFTATIPKGGLEKNVEKVFNLGPSSALQVIDETDSVVYLREKIKSSGETVADRFSAAYEYENGACGFTKRIKFNGVFPGYATPLWVVEELTSATRAAASNAGTSTSTSPTSSTSGQAQEEESTKPQGQDDHPVAPNPPHASPSSEGSVPGVQDHIGQE; via the exons ATGAAGGGGTCTATTTTTCGAGCTGCATGTCTGACCCTGCTCGTGGGAGCCGCTCTTTCGTGCGTCGCGACGGAATCCAGCGACCCCAAGACTGAGGCTGATTTCACCGCCACTATCCCCAAAGGGGGACTCGAAAAGAATGTGGAGAAAGTCTTTAATCTCGGTCCGTCTAGCGCTCTTCAAGTCATTGACGAGACCGACAGTGTCGTTTATCTGCGCGAAAAAATCAAGAGCTCAGGTGAGACTGTGGCGGACCGGTTCAGTGCCGCGTATGAATATGAGAATGGAGCGTGTGGTTTCACAAAGAGGATCAAATTCAACGGAGTATTCCCCGGATACGCGACGCCTCTCTGGGTTGTCGAGGAGTTGACTTCG GCCACTCGTGCTGCGGCATCGAATGCAGGAACCAGCACGTCCACTTCGCCGACATCTTCTACATCTGGCCAggcacaggaagaagaaagtacCAAACCTCAAGGCCAAGATGACCACCCTGTAGCTCCGAATCCCCcgcatgcgtctccttcAAGCGAAGGTTCGGTTCCCGGTGTGCAGGACCACATCGGTCAAGAATAG
- a CDS encoding Toxoplasma gondii family A protein (encoded by transcript TGME49_278410), producing MEGRILQVTCLTLMMGTVLSCMGVESIKPTTEFNFTTTIPKAGLEKNVELVFLLGPSNTLQVIDETSSAVYLPRESASTEEPPSEPYGAAYRYENGACDFAKTIEFKDEFPGYKTPLWVQEQIASEESERESAGKVVKYVFTNPPAEYLGGRLSFCVRFKTMLAPGSNTETSTSPPTPSVPSGGAKPDGTTNPENEDGGSNPVKPGLPSPETGLQPDLESSPVTPPPKPADPPASSGHGSHTDDQMAGAEDGKGDSLGDEGEEENSALGSTSSASSISHANSQPPSSRPTVDQTGENNEDGLARSAVHHKPIQEETPATIQGDAAAAGFETTDQHLEHGVSREGGARMRRLTEKPAATEAFLTIVVHSAAWRVTGGMGLLPVSLLTVATALFLVW from the coding sequence ATGGAAGGACGAATCCTTCAAGTCACATGCTTGACGCTAATGATGGGCACCGTCCTGTCGTGCATGGGGGTGGAATCGATTAAACCAACAACCGAGTTTAATTTCACCACCACCATCCCGAAAGCTGGTCTCGAAAAGAATGTGGAGCTAGTCTTCCTCCTAGGACCATCGAACACGCTTCAGGTCATTGATGAAACTTCAAGTGCTGTCTATTTGCCAAGAGAGAGCGCCAGCACAGAAGAGCCTCCGTCGGAACCGTATGGTGCCGCGTATCGGTATGAGAACGGAGCATGCGATTTCGCCAAGACGATCGAGTTCAAAGATGAGTTTCCTGGGTACAAGACGCCATTATGGGTTCAGGAGCAGATAGCATCggaagagagtgaaagagaaTCCGCGGGAAAGGTTGTAAAGTACGTGTTTACCAATCCTCCTGCTGAGTACTTGGGTGGAAGATTGAGTTTTTGTGTGCGATTCAAGACGATGCTGGCTCCTGGGTCGAATACAGAAACCAGCACATCGCCTCCCACGCCGTCTGTGCCGTCGGGCGGGGCCAAGCCAGACGGAACTACAAAtccagaaaacgaagatGGCGGCTCAAACCCTGTGAAACCCGGCCTTCCGTCGCCAGAAACAGGACTCCAGCCTGATTTGGAGAGCAGTCCTGTGACCCCACCTCCGAAACCAGCAGACCCGCCCGCTTCATCAGGACATGGTTCACATACTGATGATCAAATGGCAGGAGCGGAAGACGGGAAGGGAGACAGCcttggagacgaaggagaggaggaaaactCTGCTTTAGGTTCGACAAGTTCCGCAAGCTCCATCAGTCACGCGAACAGCCAGCCACCATCATCTCGTCCAACCGTTGATCAGACAGGCGAGAATAACGAAGATGGCCTTGCTCGCTCGGCTGTTCATCACAAACCGATCCAAGAAGAGACCCCAGCTACGATTCAAGGCGACGCAGCTGCCGCTGGATTCGAAACGACAGATCAGCATCTCGAACATGGTGTTAGCAGGGAGGGTGGCGCTCGGATGCGGCGCCTCACTGAAAAGCCTGCAGCGACTGAAGCATTCTTGACCATTGTAGTACACTCCGCGGCATGGCGCGTTACGGGTGGAATGGGACTTCTgccagtttctcttctcaccgTGGCAACTGCACTGTTCCTGGTTTGGTAA
- a CDS encoding Toxoplasma gondii family A protein (encoded by transcript TGME49_278390~Signal peptide predicted by SignalP 2.0 HMM (probability 0.768) with cleavage site probability 0.388 at residue 32~Predicted trans-membrane domain (TMHMM2.0):345-368): MALHRFVAMEGQIFRAMCLALLMNSVLPSVASETNHLTPEADFTATIPKSGLERNVEKVFSLGPSDRLQVIDETASAVYLPQKSGSNEDNSSGQYGTAYLFLNGTCDFDKTIQLKDAFPGYPKPLWVREESSSSGNDEEASSKRSVRYIFTNPPEEYLGEVTSFCVRFKTVQASGSNTETSTTAPTTSVTSSGAQTGGTTIPGNGDVTAKPENPEQNPEGSGTPSPPLNDNVGSGGEDVPGPGATVGGDQDEEGKDDKLESPAAIPPVAGDGAEGPESHPEQGLPNENDNANLPASPPGDNGESEAQKEADAQGGGDQLGSARLRRLSVTPEAEEAFLTIVVHSSTWCVAGGISALSFLLSAAVAILLQVF, encoded by the coding sequence ATGGCACTCCATCGATTCGTCGCCATGGAAGGGCAGATATTTCGCGCCATGTGCCTGGCGCTGCTCATGAACAGTGTTCTGCCGTCCGTCGCGTCTGAAACAAACCACCTAACACCTGAGGCGGATTTCACCGCGACCATCCCGAAATCTGGACTCGAAAGGAATGTGGAGAAAGTCTTTTCCCTCGGACCATCCGACAGGCTCCAGGTTATTGACGAAACCGCGAGTGCCGTGTATCTACCACAGAAGAGCGGCAGCAACGAGGACAATTCTTCTGGCCAATACGGTACTGCGTATCTCTTCTTGAATGGGACATGCGATTTCGATAAGACAATCCAATTAAAGGATGCTTTTCCTGGGTACCCGAAACCACTGTGGGTTCGTGAGGAATCTAGTAGCTCGGGGAATGATGAGGAGGCATCCTCGAAAAGGTCCGTGAGGTACATTTTTACGAATCCTCCTGAAGAGTATTTGGGCGAGGTTACAAGTTTTTGTGTTCGATTCAAGACAGTTCAGGCCTCAGGGTCGAACACAGAGACCAGCACAACGGCTCCAACGACGTCCGTGACATCCAGCGGTGCACAGACTGGCGGAACTACCATTCCGGGGAACGGAGACGTCACCGCGAAACCTGAGAATCCTGAACAGAATCCTGAGGGCTCCGGCACTCCATCACCTCCGTTGAATGATAATGTTGGTTCTGGTGGGGAGGATGTCCCCGGACCAGGTGCGACGGTTGGCGGAGATCAGGATGAAGAAGGGAAAGATGATAAACTTGAATCGCCCGCTGCGATCCCCCCAGTTGCCGGTGATGGCGCAGAAGGCCCGGAATCTCATCCTGAGCAGGGGCTGCCAAACGAAAACGACAATGCAAACTTACCCGCATCTCCGCCTGGGGACAATGGCGAGTCTGAAGCCCAAAAGGAAGCAGATGCCCAGGGCGGAGGTGACCAGCTGGGTAGCGCTCGGTTGAGGCGCCTGAGTGTTACTCCTGAAGCTGAAGAGGCATTCTTGACGATTGTAGTGCACTCCTCGACGTGGTGTGTTGCAGGTGGAATTAGTGCATTGTCATTTTTACTTTCCGCAGCCGTAGCTATATTGCTGCAGGTTTTCTAA